One region of Lagopus muta isolate bLagMut1 chromosome 13, bLagMut1 primary, whole genome shotgun sequence genomic DNA includes:
- the RPS4X gene encoding 40S ribosomal protein S4, X isoform has translation MADNTARGPSREVGGGVAHSALRTSAPPGGALQGGGAAAARPAHISLAPEADSLSRRSAAMARGPKKHLKRVAAPKHWMLDKLTGVFAPRPSTGPHKLRECLPLIIFLRNRLKYALTGDEVKKICMQRFIKIDGKVRTDITYPAGFMDVISIEKTGEHFRLVYDTKGRFAVHRITAEEAKYKLCKVRKIFVGTKGIPHLVTHDARTIRYPDPLIKVNDTIQIDLETGKITDFIKFDTGNLCMVTGGANLGRIGVITNRERHPGSFDVVHVKDANGNSFATRLSNIFVIGKGNKPWISLPRGKGIRLTIAEERDKRLAAKQSSG, from the exons ATGGCGGACAACACTGCGCGCGGCCCGTCGCGGGAGGTGGGAGGTGGTGTCGCTCACAGCGCCCTCAGGACCTCCGCGCCGCCAGGGGGCgcactgcagggaggtggtgccGCCGCGGCCCGTCCCGCCCATATCAGCCTCGCACCGGAAGCGGACTCCCTTTCCCGCAGGAGCGCAGCCATG GCCCGCGGCCCGAAGAAGCACCTGAAGCGCGTGGCGGCGCCGAAGCACTGGATGCTGGACAAGCTGACGGGCGTCTTC gcGCCCCGTCCCTCCACGGGCCCTCACAAGCTGAGGGAATGCCTCCCGCTGATCATCTTCCTGCGGAACAGGCTGAAGTACGCCCTGACCGGAGATGAGGTGAAGAAGATTTGTATGCAGAGGTTCATCAAGATCGACGGCAAAGTTCGCACCGACATCACCTACCCTGCGGGCTTCATGG ATGTCATCAGCATCGAGAAGACAGGCGAACACTTCCGCTTGGTGTACGACACCAAGGGCCGCTTTGCTGTTCACCGCATCACAGCTGAAGAGGCCaag TACAAGCTGTGCAAGGTGAGGAAGATCTTTGTGGGCACCAAGGGAATCCCTCACCTGGTCACCCACGACGCCCGCACCATCCGCTATCCGGATCCCCTCATCAAGGTGAACGATACGATCCAGATTGACCTGGAGACCGGCAAGATCACAGACTTCATCAAGTTTGACACAG GAAACCTGTGCATGGTGACTGGTGGCGCCAACTTGGGCCGGATTGGGGTGATCACCAACAGGGAGAGACACCCTGGCTCCTTCGATGTGGTTCATGTGAAGGATGCCAATGGCAACAGCTTTGCCACCAGGCTCTCCAACATCTTCGTTATTGGCAAG GGCAACAAGCCATGGATCTCTCTGCCCCGTGGAAAGGGCATCCGCCTGACCATTGCTGAAGAGAGAGATAAGAGACTGGCAGCCAAACAGAGCAGCGGGTAA
- the RBM41 gene encoding RNA-binding protein 41 has translation MRRVSSSVCSDEVLLEELETEGERQLKSLLQQQLDTSASIERCKSKRRCFAPAAFYRPFGEAAAGALSLSQFRELQESDKETAALRELGLSEPEIALWKNRAAEKRSGLGAAPEAMQERLNAIQEKMDERQRILELPQRFAGSKQLSRREMEIENALFQGTDRHSFLRALYHQDDTQRITDEKDPMVHLESVYQEVLGKQPPGQDQPSTSAACSLPAPAPQGSGTEESPPPEQEEQPGQEESPSPPPAKPHQSPPGPVTIKEPVEFIPEEEICKNRLSEEELRNIPRFASYHPGEPNKVLYVKNLGPRVTMKDLVSLFARFQQEDSRPIQFRLLSGRMRGQAFITFPDIQSAQDAMLLVNGYRLQGKPMVIEFGKSKGPSTEAQAAAPSSAGAEPTAT, from the exons ATGCGGAG GGTGAGCAGCAGCGTGTGCAGCGatgaggtgctgctggaggagctggagacCGAGGGGGAAAGGCAGCTGAaaagcctcctgcagcagcagctcgaCACTTCCGCCTCCATCGAGCG GTGTAAATCGAAGCGGAGGTGCTTTGCTCCGGCGGCGTTCTACAGACCCTTCGGTGAGGCCGCGGCCGGGGCACTGAGCTTATCCCAGTTCcgagagctgcaggaaagcgACAAAGAGACCGCGGCGCTGCGGGAGTTGGGGCTGTCGGAGCCCGAGATCGCGCTATGGAAGAACCGCGCTGCGGAGAAG CGCTCCGGGCTGGGAGCGGCCCCCGAAGCCATGCAGGAGCGCCTCAACGCCATCCAGGAGAAGATGGACGAACGGCAGCGCATCCTGGAGCTGCCCCAGAGATTTGCTGGCAGCAAGCAGCTGAGCCGGAGGGAGATGGAGATCGAGAATGCTCTCTTCCAGGGAACGGACCGGCACTCCTTCCTGCGGGCGCTGTACCACCAAG ATGACACTCAAAGGATAACGGATGAGAAGGACCCCATGGTTCACCTGGAGAGCGTTTACCAAGAGGTGCTGGGCAAGCAGCCGCCTGGACAGGACCAACCATCCACAAGTGCTGCGTGCTCGCTGCCTGCCCCCGCCCCGCAGGGCTCTGGCACTGAGGAGTCACCACCTCctgagcaggaagagcagccaGGCCAGGAAGAAAGCCCCAGCCCTCCTCCAGCAAAGCCCCACCAGTCCCCTCCAGGGCCTGTGACTATAAAGGAGCCTGTAGAGTTCATCCCGGAGGAGGAGATCTGCAAGAACCGGCTCTCTGAGGAAGAACTCCGCAATATACCTCGGTTTGCTTCCTACCATCCTGGGGAGCCCAATAAG GTGCTGTATGTGAAGAACTTGGGCCCTCGTGTGACAATGAAGGACCTGGTGTCACTGTTTGCTCGGTTCCAGCAGGAGGACAGCAGGCCCATCCAGTTCCGCCTGCTGAGCGGCCGCATGCGGGGTCAGGCCTTCATCACCTTCCCCG ATATTCAGTCGGCCCAGGATGCGATGCTCTTGGTGAATGGGTACAGACTGCAGGGGAAGCCAATGGTGATTGAGTTTGGGAAAAGCAAGGGGCCGTCGACAGAggctcaggctgctgctccctcctctgctggagcagagcccaCTGCCACGTAA
- the NUP62CL gene encoding nucleoporin-62 C-terminal-like protein: MNQFNFGSTPAGGGFSFSTPKTTASTTAATGFSFTSAPSSGFTFGSAAPTPASSQPVTPFSFSTPASSALPPTFSFGTPTTAATATPAAGVFPLGGNAPKLNFGATSTTQTTGITGGFGFGTSAPSSAPSSQAAAPSGFMFGSATTTTSSTTAAQPGTTGGFTFSSGTTTQAGTTGFSIGTTSTAAPQAAPTGLTFGAAPAAAAATTTASLGSTAQPAAAPFSLGGQSSGLNFGSLVSTAATGAPTATLTASTSQGPTLSFGSKLGVTTTASTTTAASTAPLLGSTGPVLFASIASSSAPASSTSTGLSLGAPSTGAAGLGTSGFGLKPPGTTAATTSTATSTSASGFALNLKPLTTTGTMGAVTSTAAITTAATSAPPVMTYAQLESLINKWSLELEDQEKHFLHQATQVNAWDRTLIENGEKITSLHREVEKVKLDQKRLDQELDFILSQQKELEDLLTPLEESVKEQSGTIYLQHADEERERTYKLAENIDAQLKRMAQDLKDIIEHLNTSGRPADTSDPLQQICKILNAHMDSLQWIDQNSALLQRKVEEVTKVCESRRKEQERSFRITFD; the protein is encoded by the exons ATGAACCAGTTCAACTTCGGCTCGACCCCGGCGGGCGGCGGCTTCTCCTTCAGCACGCCGAAAACGACCGCCAGCACCACCGCGGCCACCGGCTTCTCCTTCACGTCCGCCCCCTCCTCGGGATTCACGTTCGGCAGCGCTGCGCCGACGCCCGCCAGCAGCCAGCCCGTCACGCCCTTCTCCTTCAGCACACCGGCCAGCAGCGCGCTGCCCCCCACCTTCAGCTTCGGGACGCCCACGACAGCCGCCACCGCCACCCCGGCTGCCGGCGTGTTCCCGTTAGG GGGAAATGCACCGAAACTCAACTTTGGAGCCACGAGCACAACTCAAACTACTGGAATCACAGGAGGATTTGGGTTTGGTACCTCTGCACCCAGCAGCGCGCCCTCAAGTCAAGCAGCAGCCCCTTCTGGCTTCATGTTTGGatctgccaccaccaccaccagcagcaccactgcagctcagcctggcaCAACCGGAGGGTTCACATTTTCCAGTGGCACCACGACTCAGGCAGGAACAACCGGCTTCAGCATCGGTACCACAAGCACCGCAGCTCCGCAGGCAGCGCCCACGGGGCTGACCTTtggagcagcaccagctgctgctgctgccaccaccacTGCCAGCTTAGGGAGCAcggcccagcctgcagcagctcccttcaGCCTCGGGGGTCAGTCCTCTG GTCTGAACTTCGGATCCTTGGTTTCAACAGCAGCCACTGGTGCACCCACAGCAACACTGACTGCGAGCACCAGCCAGGGACCCACGCTGTCCTTTGGAAGCAAACTGGGAG TAACAACTACAGCATCTACAAcgacagctgccagcacagctcccctgcTTGGTTCCACAGGCCCTGTGCTGTTTGCATCTATAGCGAGTTCTTCAGCACCAGCCTCATCCACCAGCACAGGGCTCTCAC TTGGTGCCCCTTCTACTGGTGCAGCTGGGCTTGGAACGTCTGGATTTGGATTAAAGCCTCCTGGAACAACAGCTGCAACAACCAGCACTGCCACCA GCACTTCTGCTTCTGGCTTTGCTTTGAACCTTAAACCATTAACTACAACCGGTACAATGGGAGCTGTGACTTCTACAGCTGCTATAACCACAGCAGCAACCAG TGCACCTCCTGTGATGACGTACGCCCAGCTGGAGAGTCTGATAAACAAGTGGAGCCTGGAGCTGGAGGATCAGGAGAAGCATTTCCTCCATCAGGCTACACAAGTGAATGCCTGGGATCGGACACTGATAGAGAATGGAGAGAAG ATTACTTCACTGCACAGAGAAGTAGAGAAAGTGAAGCTTGATCAGAAGAG ACTGGATCAGGAGCTGGACTTCATTTTGTCCCAGCAAAAGGAGCTTGAAGACTTGCTGACCCCTCTGGAGGAATCAGTGAAGGAGCAGAGTGGGACCATTTACTTGCAGCACGCGGATGAAGAACGGGAGAGGAC CTACAAGTTGGCTGAGAACATCGACGCTCAGCTGAAGCGAATGGCACAAGATCTCAAGGACATCATTGAGCACCTGAACACTTCGGGACGCCCCGCGGACACCAGCGACCCG CTTCAGCAGATCTGTAAGATTTTGAATGCACACATGGACTCACTGCAATGGATTGACCAGAACTCAG CCTTGCTGCAGAGGAAGGTGGAGGAGGTGACGAAGGTTTGTGAGAGCCGCCGCAAGGAGCAGGAGCGCAGCTTCCGCATCACCTTCGATTGA